A genomic segment from Pediococcus acidilactici encodes:
- a CDS encoding response regulator transcription factor, producing the protein MAMTILVVDDEPAIVTLLTYNLKQANYQVISVDNGVDAVKEVQHGKVDFVIMDLMLPQLDGVEATKQIRKFNEQIPIIMLTAKSSEVDKILGLELGADDYLTKPFSPQELISRIKAILRRTNRAVDLKEIAPELPATGITIDFKRLTVQKNGQPVALTPNEFRLLKFLFQNSNQVLSRDQILEQVWGYEYGGQTRIVDMHISHLRDKLEDDPKHPRLIKTIRGFGYEFFTKEGH; encoded by the coding sequence ATGGCAATGACAATTTTAGTGGTCGATGATGAACCGGCAATCGTTACGCTCTTAACGTATAATTTAAAGCAGGCTAATTACCAAGTGATCAGTGTAGATAACGGAGTTGATGCCGTTAAAGAAGTGCAACACGGGAAGGTTGACTTTGTAATCATGGATTTGATGTTGCCCCAACTGGACGGGGTCGAAGCCACCAAACAAATTCGTAAGTTCAATGAACAAATCCCCATAATTATGTTGACGGCTAAATCTAGCGAAGTGGACAAAATTTTAGGGTTAGAGTTAGGAGCGGACGACTACTTAACCAAGCCGTTTAGCCCACAAGAATTGATTTCGCGGATTAAAGCTATTTTGCGGCGCACTAACCGGGCGGTTGATTTAAAGGAAATCGCCCCTGAATTACCCGCGACGGGGATTACGATTGACTTTAAGCGACTAACGGTACAAAAAAATGGGCAGCCGGTGGCTTTAACGCCTAATGAATTTCGATTACTGAAATTTTTGTTTCAAAATAGTAACCAAGTTTTATCACGGGATCAAATCCTTGAACAAGTTTGGGGATATGAGTATGGCGGACAAACGCGCATTGTGGATATGCACATTAGCCATTTACGCGATAAGCTAGAAGACGATCCAAAACATCCACGGCTGATTAAAACTATTAGGGGGTTCGGTTATGAGTTCTTCACAAAAGAAGGGCATTAG
- the pstC gene encoding phosphate ABC transporter permease subunit PstC has product MDEIQKELTQKSRAARQDQVGKLIARICVGVIMLVVLAILFMITSKGLATFSENKISVGEFFTKTIWNPTAKPTPLVGALPMIVGSFAVTLGSALLAAPLAMATAIFMVEIANKRRRGLLQAVIELLVGIPSVVYGFVGLTVVVPALRSIFGGTGFGILAGALVLLVMILPTVTAMYVDSLQAVPRHYREASLALGATRWQTISKVVVRASLPGLLTAIIFGMARAFGEALAVQMVIGNAAVLPKDVLTPAATLTSVLTTGIGNTVLDTLPNNALWSLALVLLIMSLIFNLLIRLIGKKGAFK; this is encoded by the coding sequence ATTGATGAAATCCAAAAAGAATTGACGCAAAAGTCGCGGGCGGCGCGGCAAGATCAAGTTGGCAAGTTGATTGCGCGGATTTGCGTCGGGGTAATCATGCTAGTAGTGTTAGCCATCCTGTTTATGATTACTTCCAAAGGTTTAGCCACCTTTTCAGAAAATAAAATTAGCGTGGGGGAATTTTTCACTAAAACGATTTGGAATCCCACGGCTAAACCAACGCCGTTAGTCGGAGCGTTACCAATGATTGTGGGCTCTTTTGCGGTTACCCTAGGGTCGGCGCTTTTAGCAGCCCCTTTAGCAATGGCAACGGCCATCTTTATGGTAGAAATTGCGAACAAACGCCGCCGCGGACTACTTCAAGCGGTGATTGAACTATTGGTAGGAATCCCATCGGTAGTTTACGGATTCGTGGGCTTAACGGTGGTGGTGCCCGCGCTGCGTAGCATTTTTGGTGGAACCGGTTTTGGGATTTTAGCCGGCGCCTTAGTTTTATTAGTGATGATTTTGCCGACCGTAACCGCAATGTACGTGGATAGCTTACAAGCCGTTCCGCGGCACTACCGAGAAGCCTCGCTAGCGCTAGGAGCAACCCGGTGGCAAACAATTTCTAAAGTGGTGGTCCGGGCTTCCTTACCCGGGTTGTTGACGGCGATTATTTTTGGAATGGCGCGTGCTTTTGGGGAAGCGCTCGCGGTCCAAATGGTAATTGGGAATGCTGCGGTTTTGCCAAAGGACGTTCTTACTCCAGCGGCTACCTTAACCAGCGTTCTAACCACCGGAATCGGAAACACGGTATTAGACACTTTGCCAAATAACGCCTTATGGTCCTTGGCACTGGTACTGTTGATAATGTCACTAATTTTCAACCTGTTAATTCGGTTGATTGGTAAAAAGGGGGCGTTTAAATGA
- the pstB gene encoding phosphate ABC transporter ATP-binding protein PstB, giving the protein MSNNVVTAKDVRLSYGETEALHGINLNLPQNQITALIGPSGSGKSTFLRCLNRMNDLIPDVRVTGTIRVAGKDIYDAQTDEADLRRRVGMVFQQPNPFPFSVYDNVTYGLRLAGITDPQVLAERVETSLKQAAVWQETKDHLKSNALSFSGGQQQRICIARVLAVQPEIILLDEPTSALDPISAGKVEESLVALKEDYTLAIVTHNMQQASRISDQTAFFLNGQLVEAGPTAKLFLNPDQTATNDYLNGKFG; this is encoded by the coding sequence ATGAGTAATAACGTGGTGACTGCAAAAGACGTGCGCTTATCTTATGGGGAAACGGAGGCTTTGCACGGGATTAACCTTAACTTGCCACAAAACCAAATTACGGCGTTAATTGGTCCGTCGGGAAGTGGTAAATCAACCTTTTTACGTTGCTTGAACCGGATGAATGATTTAATTCCAGATGTACGGGTGACTGGAACGATTCGGGTCGCGGGCAAAGACATTTACGATGCCCAAACTGACGAAGCGGATTTAAGACGACGGGTCGGCATGGTTTTTCAACAGCCTAACCCATTTCCGTTTTCGGTTTATGATAACGTCACCTACGGCCTCCGACTTGCGGGAATCACCGACCCACAAGTTTTAGCGGAGCGGGTGGAGACGAGTTTAAAACAGGCAGCGGTTTGGCAAGAAACGAAAGACCATTTAAAAAGCAACGCCCTTTCTTTTTCGGGCGGTCAGCAACAACGGATCTGCATTGCCCGGGTGTTAGCGGTCCAACCAGAAATTATTCTTTTAGACGAACCAACTAGTGCGCTAGACCCGATTTCGGCGGGGAAGGTGGAAGAAAGCTTGGTGGCTTTGAAAGAAGATTACACTTTAGCGATAGTGACCCACAATATGCAACAGGCTTCTCGAATTTCAGACCAGACGGCGTTCTTTTTAAACGGTCAGTTAGTGGAAGCGGGGCCGACTGCTAAACTATTTTTAAATCCAGACCAAACGGCAACGAATGATTACTTGAACGGTAAATTTGGTTAA
- the prfB gene encoding peptide chain release factor 2 (programmed frameshift), translating into MELTDAKHQIEDMQKEVADFGRSLDLDALNESISVNEAKMAEPDFWNDQEKAQKIINETNVLKAKYDNFKNLTDHVENLEVTLELLEMEADADVQAEFEDELTQTAKLLRDYRLGLLLNGKYDANNAILEIHPGAGGTESQDWGSMLLRMYTRWAEQHQFKVQIEDYQAGEVAGISSVTIRVMGHNAYGYLRSEKGVHRLVRLSPFDSAGRRHTSFASVDVMPELDDSVEVNINPDDLRVDVYRSSGAGGQHINKTSSAVRITHLPTGIVVASQAERSQLQNRVTAMNMLKAKLFELEEQKKAEEKAKLEGTQLEIGWGSQIRSYVFHPYSMVKDHRTNLETANVQGVMDGDLDDFINAYLQWKLQKRNPK; encoded by the exons ATGGAGCTAACGGACGCAAAACATCAAATTGAAGATATGCAAAAAGAGGTCGCAGACTTCGGGAGGTCTCTT GACTTAGATGCGTTGAACGAAAGCATCAGTGTTAACGAGGCTAAGATGGCAGAACCTGATTTCTGGAATGATCAGGAAAAAGCCCAAAAAATAATTAACGAAACCAATGTATTAAAAGCGAAGTATGATAATTTTAAAAATTTAACTGACCATGTGGAAAACTTAGAGGTAACTCTGGAACTGTTAGAAATGGAAGCAGACGCCGACGTGCAGGCAGAATTTGAAGATGAGCTTACGCAAACGGCTAAACTATTACGCGATTACCGACTAGGATTATTGTTAAACGGAAAGTATGACGCCAATAACGCTATTTTGGAAATCCATCCGGGAGCGGGCGGAACCGAATCTCAGGATTGGGGGTCCATGTTACTACGGATGTACACCCGTTGGGCAGAACAACACCAGTTTAAGGTACAAATTGAAGATTACCAAGCCGGCGAAGTTGCCGGAATTAGTAGTGTTACAATTCGGGTGATGGGTCATAATGCCTACGGATACCTTCGCTCGGAAAAAGGGGTGCACCGTCTCGTACGGCTATCACCATTTGATTCAGCTGGCCGACGGCACACCTCGTTTGCTTCGGTAGACGTAATGCCCGAATTGGACGACTCGGTAGAAGTTAACATTAACCCGGATGACTTACGGGTGGACGTTTACCGCTCTAGTGGGGCTGGTGGACAGCACATTAATAAAACTTCTTCAGCCGTTCGGATTACCCATTTGCCAACCGGAATCGTGGTCGCTAGCCAAGCAGAACGCTCCCAATTGCAAAACCGGGTTACCGCAATGAACATGTTGAAGGCTAAGCTGTTCGAATTAGAAGAACAGAAGAAAGCTGAAGAAAAGGCTAAGTTAGAGGGCACCCAGCTAGAAATCGGCTGGGGCTCTCAAATCCGTTCTTACGTTTTCCATCCGTATTCGATGGTCAAGGATCACCGAACTAACCTAGAAACCGCGAACGTTCAGGGCGTGATGGACGGTGATTTAGATGACTTTATTAACGCGTATTTACAATGGAAGTTGCAGAAACGTAATCCTAAATAG
- the pstA gene encoding phosphate ABC transporter permease PstA codes for MKAKRIDRIATGVIYAMVGLVVLILIGLLGFILVTGLPHVSWRFLTSSATAFSAGGGIGDQLFNSFYLLVLTLILSLPIALGAAIYLNEYAPQNKITEIMRIMIEVLSSLPSVVVGLFGFLLFVVHFQLGFSILSGAIALTLFNLPLLTRSIENALAGVPDLQREAGLALGISRWHTITKVILPAALPGILTGVILSAGRVFGEAAALIFTAGQSAPSLNYADWNPLSSTSPLNIFRPAETLAVHIWKINTEGIMPDASQVSAGASAVLIIVVLIFNFSARRIGNWVYRRITASR; via the coding sequence ATGAAGGCGAAACGTATTGACCGAATTGCGACCGGCGTGATTTACGCAATGGTGGGATTGGTGGTTTTGATTCTAATCGGGTTGCTAGGCTTTATCTTAGTGACGGGATTGCCACACGTTTCGTGGCGGTTCTTAACCTCTTCGGCAACCGCGTTTAGTGCGGGTGGCGGCATTGGCGACCAACTATTTAACTCGTTTTACTTGTTAGTATTGACCCTCATACTATCCCTCCCAATCGCATTAGGGGCGGCAATTTATTTGAATGAGTACGCTCCCCAAAATAAAATCACCGAAATTATGCGAATTATGATCGAAGTTTTAAGTTCGCTACCTTCAGTGGTGGTGGGATTGTTTGGGTTTTTACTTTTCGTGGTGCACTTTCAGTTAGGCTTTTCCATCCTTTCAGGCGCAATTGCCCTAACGCTTTTCAATCTTCCGTTGTTAACCCGAAGTATTGAAAACGCCCTGGCGGGGGTGCCCGATTTGCAACGGGAAGCTGGATTGGCGTTAGGAATTTCCCGGTGGCACACGATTACTAAGGTGATCCTTCCAGCTGCCTTGCCCGGAATCTTAACCGGCGTGATTCTAAGTGCGGGACGGGTGTTCGGTGAAGCAGCCGCGCTAATCTTTACCGCCGGACAAAGTGCGCCAAGCTTAAATTACGCAGATTGGAATCCACTCAGCAGTACTAGCCCGCTGAACATTTTTCGCCCGGCAGAAACCCTCGCCGTTCACATTTGGAAAATTAACACGGAAGGAATTATGCCCGATGCTAGTCAAGTTTCAGCGGGAGCTTCCGCAGTCTTGATTATCGTGGTACTGATCTTTAACTTCAGTGCCCGTCGTATAGGAAATTGGGTATACCGGCGGATTACCGCGAGCCGATAG
- the raiA gene encoding ribosome-associated translation inhibitor RaiA yields MLDFNVRGENIEVTESIRDYVEKRIGKIEKYFDQGANPKAHVNLKVYQDRTAKVEVTIPLPYLVLRAEETSPDLYASVDLVTDKLERQIRKYKTKINRKSRETGYKGVEIPQEDTREDEEETNEFDIVRTKQVSLKPMGAEEAILQMDMLGHNFFIYEDADTGSVDIVYRRHDGRYGLIESANE; encoded by the coding sequence ATGCTTGATTTTAATGTACGTGGTGAAAATATTGAAGTAACAGAATCAATTCGAGATTACGTTGAAAAGAGAATTGGTAAAATCGAAAAGTACTTTGATCAAGGTGCTAATCCAAAAGCACACGTAAATTTGAAGGTATACCAAGATCGGACAGCTAAAGTAGAAGTTACCATTCCATTACCATACTTGGTATTACGAGCAGAAGAGACATCGCCTGATTTGTACGCTAGCGTAGATTTAGTGACGGACAAATTGGAACGACAAATTCGTAAATACAAAACTAAAATTAATCGCAAGTCACGGGAAACGGGTTATAAGGGTGTTGAAATCCCTCAAGAAGACACTCGCGAAGACGAAGAAGAGACCAATGAATTTGACATTGTGCGGACTAAGCAAGTATCCTTGAAACCAATGGGAGCTGAAGAAGCAATCTTGCAGATGGACATGTTAGGTCATAACTTCTTTATTTACGAAGACGCTGATACAGGATCGGTTGACATTGTTTATCGGCGTCACGACGGTCGCTATGGTTTAATTGAATCCGCTAACGAATAA
- a CDS encoding ATP-binding protein, translating into MSSSQKKGIRKTIQFGLASLIGNAFMAFLVYKLIVKENPRVTRVDMTLMIAVILLITVIEVIVFWSNQKNIIERQHQFRINLEETIKGNKVPKIYLDPDDPFYKLSKAVNEISKHERHQIHELTNQQNELKAIMDNLPVGVLVINRHRELQVANTYAINRLGITGLDIPHPYTLDVRNQELRNLVDQVFQSRQSVTKTLELEDGGQSYIFETNVVYSPKVHHKFEIIVLLYDVTESVRSKRIEQDFVNNASHELRTPITSIAGFAETLLEGAKDDPETLDNFLHIIKSESDKLVRLADDILTMSQVKNEPKTWKKVNLYAYVEQQFHMLQNNLQEMQLTVENKIPETAMETVVENDLFQITKNLITNAISYNRHGGKIKVEYASHHDSWELSVSDTGIGIPLDQSERVFERFYRVNNAVKGGTGLGLAIVKEAVVDMGGSVRIESGDDDNGTTVVVRFKRRV; encoded by the coding sequence ATGAGTTCTTCACAAAAGAAGGGCATTAGAAAAACCATCCAGTTTGGGCTAGCAAGTTTGATTGGAAATGCATTCATGGCCTTTCTGGTTTATAAGTTAATTGTCAAGGAAAATCCGCGGGTTACCCGGGTCGACATGACTTTGATGATTGCGGTAATTTTACTGATTACCGTAATTGAAGTGATTGTTTTTTGGAGTAACCAAAAGAACATCATTGAACGGCAACACCAATTCCGGATTAATCTGGAAGAAACCATTAAGGGAAATAAGGTTCCTAAAATCTACTTGGACCCGGACGACCCGTTTTATAAATTATCGAAGGCTGTTAATGAGATTAGCAAACACGAGCGCCACCAAATTCACGAGCTGACCAATCAGCAAAACGAATTGAAGGCGATTATGGATAACCTGCCGGTAGGGGTGTTAGTAATTAACCGGCACCGGGAATTACAAGTGGCAAATACGTACGCCATTAACCGGTTGGGCATCACGGGATTAGACATTCCGCATCCCTATACGCTGGATGTCCGAAACCAGGAGTTAAGAAACCTAGTTGACCAAGTTTTCCAGAGTCGGCAAAGCGTCACCAAAACGCTTGAATTAGAAGACGGCGGTCAATCGTATATTTTTGAAACTAACGTGGTTTACAGCCCCAAGGTGCACCACAAATTTGAAATTATCGTGTTACTTTATGACGTAACTGAAAGCGTACGGTCCAAACGAATTGAACAAGACTTCGTTAACAATGCCTCTCATGAACTACGGACCCCAATTACCTCAATTGCCGGATTTGCGGAAACGTTGTTGGAAGGTGCCAAGGATGACCCCGAAACGCTGGATAATTTTCTACACATCATCAAATCTGAAAGTGATAAATTGGTGCGTTTGGCAGATGACATCCTAACCATGTCACAGGTTAAAAACGAGCCGAAAACGTGGAAAAAGGTTAACTTGTACGCCTACGTGGAACAGCAATTCCACATGTTACAAAACAATTTACAAGAAATGCAGTTGACGGTGGAAAATAAAATTCCGGAAACGGCAATGGAAACCGTGGTAGAAAACGACCTTTTCCAAATTACCAAGAACTTAATTACTAACGCGATTAGTTACAACCGTCATGGTGGAAAAATTAAGGTCGAATACGCTTCGCACCATGATAGTTGGGAATTGTCGGTCAGTGATACCGGGATTGGTATTCCATTAGACCAGTCCGAACGGGTCTTCGAACGCTTTTACCGGGTTAACAACGCGGTGAAGGGCGGTACCGGCCTCGGGTTAGCAATTGTCAAGGAAGCCGTTGTAGATATGGGCGGTAGCGTACGGATTGAATCGGGGGATGACGACAATGGTACTACCGTCGTGGTTCGGTTTAAGCGACGAGTTTAA
- the secA gene encoding preprotein translocase subunit SecA, which translates to MANILKKWVESDAREIKRLGKKADKIDALKDQMAQLSDEELKAKTPEFKERLKNGETLDDILIEAFAVAREAAKRVLGLFPFRVQLIGGMVLHGGNIAEMKTGEGKTLTATLPVYLNALGGEGVHVVTVNEYLAERDSTEMGELYKWLGLTVGVNTADMSPDEKRAAYNCDITYSTNSEIGFDYLRDNMVVYKEDMVQRPLNFALIDEVDSVLIDEARTPLIISGQTEPSVNLYQRADRFVKTLTDGDYTIDWESKSISLTENGIRRGEKYFNTDNLYDVENSALNHHIDQALRANYIMTKDKDYVVSDGEVLIVDSFTGRVMEGRRFSDGLHQAIEAKEHVEIQDGSKTMANITYQNLFRMYKKLSGMTGTAQTEAEEFREIYNMEVVSVPTNRPVVRDDRPDLLYPTLESKFKAVVKEIKKLHTKGQPVLVGTVAVETSEYLSRLLDRERIPHVVLNAKNHAREAEIVANAGQKGAVTIATNMAGRGTDIKLGPGVVELGGLAVIGTERHESRRIDNQLRGRSGRQGDVGMSQFYLSLEDDLMIRFGSERIKDLLSRMKVADEDAVIQSRLISRQVESAQKRVEGNNYDARKNVLQYDDVMRAQREVIYAERQQVIMEEHSLKDVLMPMVYRTIDRVVDAHTAKTKKSYDLDTIVEFARTTLVNENDIKREDLEGKSANEIKDYLKQLADQMYKQKEDALYAPEQILEFEKVVILRVVDQHWTDHIDAMDQLRQSVGLRGYGQLNPLVEYQQEGYRMFNEMVTDIEYETTRLFMKSEIRQNLER; encoded by the coding sequence ATGGCAAACATTTTAAAAAAATGGGTTGAAAGTGATGCCCGTGAAATCAAACGGCTGGGAAAGAAAGCCGACAAAATTGATGCCCTTAAGGACCAAATGGCACAATTAAGTGACGAAGAATTAAAGGCAAAAACGCCAGAATTTAAGGAACGTTTAAAAAACGGGGAAACCCTTGATGATATTTTAATTGAAGCCTTCGCGGTCGCACGGGAAGCCGCAAAACGTGTGTTAGGGCTCTTTCCTTTCCGGGTTCAGTTGATTGGTGGAATGGTTCTTCACGGTGGGAACATTGCCGAAATGAAGACTGGTGAAGGAAAGACTTTGACCGCTACGTTGCCAGTTTACCTAAATGCCCTAGGTGGCGAAGGGGTTCACGTAGTTACTGTTAACGAATACTTGGCGGAACGGGACTCCACTGAAATGGGTGAATTGTACAAGTGGCTTGGTTTGACAGTCGGAGTGAATACTGCCGATATGTCTCCTGACGAAAAGCGGGCAGCCTACAATTGCGACATTACCTACTCCACTAATAGTGAAATCGGGTTCGACTACCTACGGGATAACATGGTTGTATATAAGGAAGATATGGTACAACGACCATTAAACTTCGCGTTAATTGATGAGGTCGACTCGGTATTGATTGATGAGGCGCGGACTCCGTTGATTATTTCTGGACAGACCGAACCCTCAGTTAACCTTTACCAACGTGCAGACCGGTTTGTAAAGACGCTTACTGACGGCGACTACACGATTGATTGGGAATCTAAGTCAATTTCATTAACCGAAAACGGAATTCGGCGCGGGGAAAAGTACTTCAACACGGATAACTTATATGACGTGGAAAACAGTGCTTTAAATCACCATATTGACCAAGCACTCCGGGCCAACTACATTATGACCAAAGATAAGGACTACGTAGTTTCCGACGGGGAAGTGTTGATCGTTGATTCATTTACCGGACGGGTAATGGAGGGCCGGCGTTTTTCTGACGGCCTTCACCAAGCAATTGAAGCTAAGGAACACGTTGAAATTCAAGATGGTTCTAAGACCATGGCTAACATTACCTACCAAAACTTGTTTCGGATGTACAAGAAGTTGTCCGGGATGACTGGTACGGCGCAAACCGAAGCGGAAGAATTCCGCGAAATCTATAACATGGAAGTAGTTAGTGTGCCAACTAACCGGCCAGTGGTTCGGGATGACCGTCCTGACTTACTTTACCCAACTTTGGAAAGCAAGTTTAAAGCCGTAGTTAAGGAAATTAAAAAATTGCACACTAAGGGACAACCAGTGTTGGTTGGTACCGTAGCGGTTGAAACTTCCGAATATCTATCGCGGTTGCTAGACCGTGAACGGATTCCTCACGTAGTTTTGAACGCGAAAAACCATGCTCGGGAAGCTGAAATTGTTGCCAATGCGGGTCAAAAAGGTGCCGTAACCATCGCGACTAACATGGCTGGTCGGGGAACCGATATTAAATTAGGACCTGGCGTAGTTGAACTAGGCGGGTTAGCCGTAATTGGTACCGAACGTCACGAATCTCGCCGGATTGACAATCAGTTGCGGGGACGTTCTGGACGTCAAGGGGACGTCGGGATGTCACAATTCTACCTTTCCCTAGAAGACGACTTGATGATTCGGTTTGGTTCTGAACGAATCAAAGATTTACTTTCCCGGATGAAGGTTGCGGACGAAGATGCGGTTATCCAAAGTCGGCTAATTAGTCGGCAAGTGGAATCAGCCCAAAAACGGGTTGAAGGTAACAACTACGATGCCCGGAAGAACGTTTTACAATATGATGACGTAATGCGGGCACAACGGGAAGTTATCTACGCGGAACGGCAACAAGTGATTATGGAAGAACATAGTCTAAAAGATGTGTTAATGCCAATGGTTTACCGGACGATTGACCGGGTAGTGGACGCACATACGGCCAAGACGAAGAAGAGCTATGACCTAGACACGATTGTGGAATTTGCTCGGACCACCTTAGTAAACGAAAATGACATTAAGCGTGAGGATTTGGAAGGCAAATCGGCTAACGAAATCAAGGATTACTTGAAGCAGTTGGCGGACCAAATGTACAAACAAAAGGAAGACGCGTTGTACGCTCCTGAACAAATTCTTGAATTTGAAAAGGTAGTTATTTTACGAGTGGTTGACCAACACTGGACCGACCACATTGATGCGATGGATCAATTGCGTCAATCAGTTGGGCTACGGGGTTACGGCCAATTAAACCCACTAGTTGAATACCAACAAGAAGGTTACCGGATGTTCAACGAAATGGTTACGGATATTGAATACGAAACTACCCGACTATTCATGAAGTCAGAAATTCGACAAAACCTTGAACGATAG
- a CDS encoding phosphate ABC transporter substrate-binding protein PstS family protein, giving the protein MNKWLKLLLSCGLILGIGLLAGCQNKDATQKVTIVGSTALQPLVEKAAADYQVTHPEAQITVQGGGSGTGLGQVQQGAVQIGNSDVYAGQQDGIRASQLKDHRVAVVGVAPVVNKDVGIKNLTMSELQKIFTGKLTNWKQLGGPDEKIVVINRAQGSGIRKTFEQTVLPNGGAVNAQEQDANGTVQKVVQATPGAISYLSFSYFNKQLQPVAIDGVQPTAANVQTNRWKIWSYEHMYTQLKTNAATRDFLKYMTSQPVQKNLVSDLGYISIHDMQVKRTMDGKVIPVRGEQND; this is encoded by the coding sequence ATGAATAAATGGCTAAAATTGCTGCTTAGTTGCGGATTGATTTTGGGGATCGGGTTACTTGCGGGTTGTCAAAATAAGGATGCAACCCAAAAAGTGACGATTGTTGGTTCGACCGCGTTGCAACCTTTAGTGGAAAAGGCGGCGGCCGACTACCAAGTCACCCACCCAGAAGCACAAATTACCGTGCAGGGCGGGGGCTCAGGAACTGGTCTGGGACAAGTGCAACAAGGTGCAGTACAGATTGGAAACTCTGACGTTTATGCCGGACAACAAGATGGAATCCGGGCTAGCCAATTAAAGGACCACCGGGTGGCAGTGGTTGGTGTGGCACCGGTAGTCAATAAGGACGTGGGGATCAAGAACCTTACCATGTCCGAGCTGCAAAAGATTTTTACCGGAAAGCTAACGAACTGGAAGCAGTTGGGCGGGCCGGACGAAAAGATTGTGGTAATTAACCGGGCGCAAGGTAGCGGAATTCGAAAGACTTTTGAGCAGACGGTCCTACCTAATGGCGGAGCGGTAAATGCTCAAGAACAGGATGCTAACGGTACCGTACAAAAGGTGGTACAAGCAACTCCCGGAGCCATCAGTTACCTATCCTTTTCGTATTTCAACAAGCAATTACAACCGGTAGCGATTGACGGAGTCCAGCCCACCGCGGCAAACGTGCAAACGAACCGGTGGAAGATTTGGTCTTATGAGCACATGTATACGCAGTTAAAGACCAATGCAGCGACTCGAGACTTTCTTAAATACATGACGTCCCAACCGGTGCAAAAGAATTTGGTGAGTGATTTAGGGTATATTTCGATTCATGATATGCAGGTAAAACGAACCATGGACGGAAAGGTAATTCCAGTCAGGGGGGAGCAAAATGATTGA
- the pstB gene encoding phosphate ABC transporter ATP-binding protein PstB has protein sequence MQTNVNENSILKFPTDREIALETHSLEVFYGDKQALFDASLQFPRYSITALIGASGSGKSTYLRSLNRMNDGIARVTGSIMYRGLDINTDNVDIYQMRRRIGMVFQRPNPFAKSIERNVTFPLREHGVRDSAQLAEVTETSLRQAALWDEVQDRLNGSALALSGGQQQRLCIARALAMNPDILLLDEPASALDPVSTAKIETTLRELKKRYTIIIVTHSMEQASRLSDYTAFMHLGKIVEFDTTKNIFTNPREKLTEDYISGNFG, from the coding sequence ATGCAAACAAACGTAAATGAAAACTCAATCTTGAAGTTTCCAACTGACCGTGAAATTGCGTTGGAAACACATAGCTTAGAAGTGTTCTATGGTGATAAGCAGGCACTTTTCGACGCTTCGTTGCAATTCCCGCGATATTCGATTACCGCGTTGATCGGTGCGTCTGGTTCGGGAAAATCGACTTACTTGCGTAGTTTAAACCGGATGAATGATGGGATTGCGCGGGTGACTGGAAGCATCATGTACCGGGGGTTAGACATTAACACGGATAACGTCGATATTTACCAAATGCGGCGGCGAATCGGGATGGTTTTTCAGCGACCGAACCCGTTTGCCAAGTCAATTGAACGTAACGTTACCTTTCCATTACGCGAACATGGAGTGCGAGATTCTGCGCAATTAGCTGAAGTAACTGAAACGAGCTTACGGCAGGCCGCATTGTGGGATGAAGTGCAGGACCGGTTAAACGGGAGCGCCTTAGCCCTTTCGGGAGGACAGCAACAACGTTTGTGCATTGCCCGGGCGTTGGCGATGAATCCCGACATTCTATTGTTGGATGAGCCGGCTAGCGCGCTGGATCCGGTGTCGACGGCTAAGATTGAGACCACGCTGCGGGAATTGAAAAAGCGGTATACGATCATCATCGTCACACACAGCATGGAACAAGCTTCGCGGCTAAGCGACTATACGGCGTTCATGCATTTAGGTAAAATCGTGGAATTTGATACCACTAAAAATATTTTTACCAACCCCCGCGAAAAATTGACGGAAGATTATATCTCAGGAAACTTTGGTTAA